The following proteins are encoded in a genomic region of Mesotoga sp. UBA6090:
- a CDS encoding phosphodiester glycosidase family protein has product MRRIFVICFLFLSLVSSAKNLIYLDERGQTRVFTDAVVTERSMDFVKLEIIGELIRGVVVSQSLRQEETIMILPSGIIVSLSHENQRATVEFGSEFENSLIIKDDKVHINAELLAAITDKSFFSESEALILYAQPLTIKSIENRPDSISVTLDRDVLPDFFTIWWTGSGSLAVTLRPARIDPFLAYDGMTVTTGRGFVKISAEKPWPDVEYEIKGRTLILRGKSGMGRTIQQETSFDFDLNIFESYAGGQKFTMSFLEMNSAKFSYGIELANDGVSGLEKATDTLRKSGAQIMINGGYFDQNQNLPIGLLVRDEEVLGLPTLDRPAVYFTEDGNVHVSRMDIIYMARFDDRFVQITGVNSPYRGEAVLYTDEYRNSIPEFDDFTYLEIKDGKIISKGYISRVEKGSDVLVLSPSSLQKISDSTSVGGSVALELLNSYGEKITGAVEGGPMIIHDGKPVTDYERNYYSASLLDVRAPRTLVGVKMTEEVVFIVIDGYQQTSYGLTFKEMIEFFKDKGFRSLMCLDGGKSSVMSVNGEIINSPSSGVPSLPVIITGSRK; this is encoded by the coding sequence ATGAGGCGAATTTTCGTTATTTGTTTCCTGTTTCTTTCGTTGGTTTCATCAGCAAAGAATCTGATTTATCTCGACGAAAGAGGACAGACGAGGGTATTTACTGATGCAGTAGTTACTGAGCGGTCTATGGATTTCGTAAAGCTGGAAATAATCGGAGAGCTAATAAGGGGTGTAGTTGTTTCTCAGTCTCTTCGTCAAGAAGAGACAATAATGATTCTTCCTTCAGGGATAATTGTTTCTCTCTCCCATGAGAATCAGAGGGCTACAGTTGAGTTCGGGAGCGAATTCGAAAACTCACTGATCATAAAAGACGACAAGGTCCACATCAACGCAGAATTGCTTGCAGCAATAACCGATAAGTCCTTTTTCAGCGAAAGCGAGGCGCTGATACTCTATGCTCAGCCTTTGACTATAAAGAGTATTGAGAATCGGCCGGATTCAATATCGGTAACACTAGACAGAGATGTACTTCCGGATTTCTTCACGATATGGTGGACCGGAAGCGGTTCGCTGGCCGTGACTTTAAGACCTGCGAGGATTGATCCATTTCTAGCATATGATGGGATGACTGTAACGACGGGAAGGGGTTTCGTGAAGATATCTGCTGAAAAGCCGTGGCCTGACGTCGAGTATGAGATAAAAGGCAGAACGTTGATTCTTAGGGGAAAGAGTGGAATGGGAAGGACTATACAGCAAGAAACCAGTTTTGATTTCGACCTAAACATATTCGAATCCTATGCAGGTGGTCAGAAGTTCACAATGTCCTTCCTCGAGATGAATAGTGCAAAATTCTCTTACGGAATTGAGCTTGCAAATGATGGAGTTTCAGGACTGGAAAAGGCAACTGACACTCTCAGAAAAAGCGGTGCGCAGATAATGATAAACGGAGGCTATTTCGATCAAAATCAGAATCTCCCTATCGGCCTTCTTGTGAGAGATGAAGAAGTCCTCGGACTCCCTACTCTTGACAGGCCCGCAGTCTACTTCACTGAAGATGGCAACGTCCATGTTTCCAGGATGGACATAATCTATATGGCAAGATTCGATGACCGTTTCGTTCAGATCACGGGAGTAAATTCTCCGTACAGAGGCGAAGCGGTTTTGTACACCGACGAATACCGTAACAGTATCCCCGAATTTGACGACTTCACTTACCTCGAAATAAAAGACGGTAAGATAATCAGCAAGGGTTATATCTCGAGAGTGGAGAAGGGTTCTGATGTGCTGGTTCTTTCGCCTTCATCGCTTCAGAAGATATCTGATTCAACCTCAGTGGGTGGATCAGTTGCGCTGGAACTTCTGAATTCCTATGGCGAGAAGATAACGGGAGCCGTCGAAGGTGGACCGATGATCATACATGACGGAAAACCGGTCACTGATTACGAGAGAAACTATTATTCTGCATCGCTCCTTGATGTCAGAGCTCCAAGAACACTTGTTGGTGTGAAAATGACAGAGGAAGTTGTTTTCATAGTGATCGATGGTTACCAGCAGACCAGCTATGGCTTAACTTTCAAAGAGATGATAGAATTTTTCAAAGACAAGGGATTCCGTTCCTTGATGTGTTTGGATGGTGGGAAGTCTTCTGTTATGTCTGTGAATGGTGAAATAATTAACTCACCTTCTTCAGGAGTGCCTTCTCTCCCCGTAATCATAACTGGGTCGCGTAAATAG
- a CDS encoding thymidine phosphorylase — MRTYDIIMKKRNGLPNSKEELYFLIKGFVRGDVPDYQMAAWLMAVYFNHLNSEERFYLTDIMIDSGEKIRLSSINGTKVDKHSTGGVGDKVTLVVGPIVAAAGLVFAKLSGRGLGHTGGTIDKLESIPGFVTSLSIEEFMQQSERIGIALAGQTAQVAVADKKLYALRDVTATVDEISLIASSIMSKKLAVDSDGILLDVKIGTGAFMKELEEARELAVAMIDIGKRKGRTTKAVISDMNQPLGIAVGNALEVVEAIETLKGTGPDDFSYLCRIIASQMLVIGGVANEKDAEEIVDNLIVSGEAISKFDEFVSAQGGPEGFSEQYDTYFERAAFVKEVRSSSSGYVRSVDAESIGLVCMRLGAGRERKEDVVDPAVGLEVLKKIGDRVQEGEPIAIIHANNENKIEKEIEAIKKSFVLSEQKPAPPPIVYEVL; from the coding sequence ATGAGGACATATGACATAATCATGAAGAAGCGAAACGGTCTCCCGAACTCAAAGGAAGAGCTCTATTTCCTTATAAAAGGCTTTGTTAGGGGCGATGTGCCCGATTATCAGATGGCAGCATGGTTAATGGCAGTGTATTTCAACCACCTTAATTCAGAAGAGAGATTCTATTTGACAGATATAATGATTGATTCTGGAGAGAAGATTCGACTTTCATCAATTAATGGCACGAAAGTAGATAAACACTCTACTGGAGGTGTGGGAGACAAAGTCACGCTGGTTGTTGGACCCATTGTTGCAGCTGCAGGCCTAGTCTTCGCAAAATTATCTGGAAGGGGTCTGGGTCATACTGGGGGAACCATCGATAAACTTGAGTCGATTCCCGGGTTTGTGACCTCACTGAGTATTGAGGAGTTCATGCAACAGTCCGAGAGGATTGGAATAGCACTGGCCGGTCAGACTGCGCAGGTCGCGGTAGCGGATAAGAAACTGTACGCCTTGAGAGACGTAACTGCGACAGTTGATGAGATTTCACTTATCGCCTCAAGTATAATGAGCAAGAAACTCGCAGTTGATTCAGACGGAATACTACTCGATGTCAAGATTGGGACTGGCGCCTTCATGAAGGAACTTGAGGAAGCAAGAGAACTTGCAGTTGCTATGATCGATATTGGAAAGAGGAAGGGGAGGACGACAAAGGCTGTGATAAGCGACATGAATCAGCCTCTGGGAATTGCTGTCGGTAACGCTTTGGAAGTCGTTGAAGCCATAGAGACACTTAAGGGAACCGGTCCCGATGACTTCAGTTACCTTTGCAGAATTATTGCGAGTCAGATGTTAGTAATTGGGGGCGTAGCAAATGAAAAGGATGCCGAAGAGATTGTCGACAATCTAATAGTTTCTGGAGAAGCGATAAGCAAGTTCGATGAGTTTGTCAGTGCTCAAGGAGGGCCTGAAGGTTTTTCGGAGCAGTATGACACATATTTCGAAAGAGCCGCTTTTGTGAAGGAAGTCAGATCTAGTTCCAGTGGGTATGTGAGGTCTGTCGATGCTGAGTCAATAGGGCTTGTCTGTATGAGGCTGGGTGCAGGAAGAGAGAGAAAGGAAGATGTCGTGGATCCGGCCGTGGGGTTGGAGGTCTTGAAGAAGATTGGAGATAGAGTCCAAGAAGGTGAGCCTATCGCCATAATTCATGCTAATAATGAGAATAAGATTGAGAAGGAGATCGAAGCGATTAAAAAGAGCTTTGTGCTTTCAGAACAGAAGCCCGCACCTCCCCCGATAGTCTACGAAGTGCTTTAA
- a CDS encoding sensor histidine kinase, whose translation MLYAVLATVAVIAFLFAILFRHERQKNERLEAAKRRFADLVEVPRSAEFIFIYKKVQQLVSRIKEDMSSLNARIEYLVTIFDNLSDAFLIVAEDGKIEYANKAAQELSSKQIVGRKISEGIDNYYVGDLFEDSVRTQESQESEITIYYPKRTIRECKIMRVPLKNDVRYLILLRDITKEKEVEAMRRDFVANVSHELRTPLTSIHGYAETLAEDDLEDKETVYRFLSIIENESARMTRLINDLLDLEKLESGEAPFSKEDVELGEVVKYVMRIVEPLASEKDVSVNVDMEEGIFVEGDFDRLVQLLLNLIDNAVKYTSAKEHGPREIWLRAYAQNNYAMIEVEDTGVGIPEDSLKHIFERFYRVDKARSRKMGGTGLGLAITRFIVEKHGGTISIDSEYGTGTILKVRLPLKKVFE comes from the coding sequence TTGCTTTATGCTGTCCTCGCTACTGTTGCGGTGATAGCTTTTCTCTTTGCGATTCTGTTCAGACACGAAAGACAGAAAAATGAGAGATTAGAAGCCGCCAAAAGGCGCTTCGCGGACCTCGTTGAAGTTCCAAGAAGCGCCGAGTTTATCTTCATCTATAAGAAGGTTCAGCAGCTGGTCTCGAGAATCAAAGAGGACATGTCCTCTCTTAACGCCAGAATCGAGTATCTCGTCACGATTTTCGATAATCTGAGCGATGCTTTCTTGATAGTAGCAGAGGATGGAAAGATAGAATACGCAAATAAAGCCGCACAAGAGTTGTCAAGTAAGCAGATAGTTGGAAGAAAAATAAGCGAAGGGATAGACAACTACTACGTCGGTGATCTGTTTGAAGACTCGGTTAGAACTCAGGAAAGTCAGGAATCCGAGATAACTATCTACTATCCCAAGAGAACGATAAGAGAGTGCAAAATAATGAGAGTGCCTCTCAAGAACGACGTTAGATACCTCATACTTTTGCGAGACATAACTAAAGAAAAGGAAGTCGAGGCAATGAGAAGAGACTTTGTTGCCAACGTTTCTCACGAACTGAGGACACCACTGACATCAATTCATGGATATGCTGAAACACTTGCTGAAGATGATCTCGAAGACAAAGAGACGGTCTACAGGTTTCTCTCAATTATTGAAAACGAATCTGCCAGAATGACGAGATTGATCAACGACTTGCTTGATCTCGAGAAGCTTGAATCCGGTGAAGCCCCTTTCAGTAAGGAAGATGTCGAACTTGGAGAAGTCGTCAAATACGTTATGAGGATTGTTGAACCGCTCGCGAGCGAGAAAGATGTCTCTGTCAACGTTGACATGGAAGAGGGAATCTTTGTAGAGGGCGATTTTGACAGACTCGTACAGCTTCTTCTAAATCTGATTGACAACGCCGTTAAGTATACTTCTGCAAAGGAACACGGGCCGAGAGAAATCTGGCTGAGAGCTTATGCGCAGAACAACTATGCGATGATAGAAGTAGAAGACACTGGAGTCGGGATACCTGAAGATTCTTTGAAGCACATTTTCGAGCGCTTCTATAGAGTGGATAAGGCACGATCTAGAAAGATGGGTGGTACTGGCTTGGGACTGGCAATCACGCGGTTCATCGTCGAGAAGCATGGAGGCACAATTTCCATTGATAGTGAATATGGAACCGGAACAATTCTGAAAGTTAGGTTGCCACTTAAGAAGGTGTTTGAATGA
- a CDS encoding response regulator transcription factor, with protein MAKKSILVVDDEPSIVELLTFNLKKEGYDVLKAYDAEEALKIAEDNETDMFIVDIMLPGMDGFELVRNLRATEKFRQTPVIFLSAKSEEFDKVLGLELGADDYITKPFSVREVLARIRAVFRRIQQSAQAKEERPKKILARDFEIDTEKYEVRVRNRMVSLTPLEFELLRFLAENEGKVFSRDVLLDKLWGYDYYGDTRTVDVHIRRLRTKIEEDASNPKYIITVRGKGYKFRDPGKED; from the coding sequence ATGGCAAAGAAGAGTATTCTGGTCGTTGACGATGAGCCTTCGATCGTGGAACTCCTTACTTTCAATCTTAAAAAGGAGGGCTACGATGTACTTAAAGCCTATGATGCCGAAGAAGCATTGAAGATCGCCGAAGATAACGAAACAGACATGTTTATCGTCGATATTATGCTTCCTGGAATGGATGGATTCGAACTCGTCAGAAATCTAAGAGCTACTGAAAAGTTCAGACAGACACCTGTAATATTTTTGAGTGCTAAGAGTGAAGAATTCGACAAGGTGTTGGGGCTTGAGCTTGGGGCAGATGATTACATCACTAAACCATTTAGTGTAAGAGAAGTGTTAGCCAGAATTAGAGCAGTCTTTAGAAGAATTCAGCAGAGCGCTCAGGCAAAAGAGGAAAGGCCAAAGAAGATACTTGCCAGGGATTTTGAGATCGATACCGAGAAGTATGAAGTGAGAGTCAGGAACAGAATGGTCAGTCTCACTCCCTTGGAATTCGAGCTTCTGAGGTTCTTAGCCGAAAACGAGGGAAAAGTATTCAGTCGGGATGTTCTTCTCGACAAGCTCTGGGGATACGATTACTACGGCGACACCAGGACTGTTGACGTACATATAAGAAGATTGAGAACGAAGATCGAAGAAGACGCTTCTAATCCGAAGTATATTATTACTGTTAGGGGCAAAGGTTACAAGTTTAGGGATCCCGGAAAGGAAGACTGA
- a CDS encoding B12-binding domain-containing radical SAM protein: MRRPRDKRSWDEYELVSNLRSKERFIQDMESFGDVRVALIYPNSYEVGSASLSTHVLLKKFNEVGSVRAERFFYSRGFSKYYSFDSLTPLDEFRIWSFSVHYELDLLNVFDILNRFSIPLKKEERNSFHPVVVIGGAMTYFSNALLAEVGDVVHKGDLSEEFLNCLSSVDHRMSREETVATLTTKRVEPAFSNSLGESVFISPNSVFGDRYLIEIGRGCYRKCKFCVAGHRFGRPRFRGLKDTIELMDSVSPITKRFGLVAATVTDYPNIEEVAEHCIEKGYELSVSSLRLDSLSSTLLKALRLSKQSSFTIAPEGGSQRMRDAFAKGISDRDILKALELGRENGFRRVKMYYIFGAAFEDPEDRREIVKTAKKALGMGYANVILSLNPLIPKPGTPFEGMPMEPIGNLRKYERKIRSELVLEGIKIDFESLRESQLQFALANIDKERSGELLGYVERGVDPTPILNKYAEEVNSKRKEWNKHGKEEYSGR; this comes from the coding sequence GTGCGTAGACCGAGAGACAAAAGAAGCTGGGACGAGTACGAATTAGTTTCTAATCTAAGATCTAAAGAACGATTTATTCAAGATATGGAGAGTTTCGGGGATGTGAGAGTAGCACTCATTTATCCAAACTCTTATGAAGTGGGAAGCGCAAGTTTGTCAACGCATGTGTTGTTAAAGAAGTTCAATGAAGTAGGCAGTGTGAGAGCGGAAAGATTTTTTTACAGTAGAGGTTTTTCAAAGTATTATTCTTTTGATTCACTTACGCCCCTCGATGAATTCAGGATATGGTCTTTTTCGGTGCATTATGAACTTGATTTGCTAAACGTCTTTGACATTCTTAATAGGTTCTCCATTCCCCTCAAGAAAGAGGAAAGGAACAGTTTTCACCCAGTCGTCGTTATTGGCGGAGCTATGACTTACTTCAGTAACGCCCTACTCGCCGAAGTTGGAGATGTTGTCCACAAAGGTGATTTGAGCGAAGAGTTCCTCAATTGTCTCTCTTCTGTTGACCATCGAATGAGCAGAGAAGAGACTGTCGCTACTTTGACTACAAAACGAGTGGAACCGGCCTTCTCCAATTCTCTTGGAGAAAGTGTCTTCATTAGTCCAAATTCTGTGTTTGGAGATCGTTACCTAATCGAAATCGGCAGAGGGTGCTACAGAAAGTGCAAGTTCTGTGTAGCAGGACACAGATTCGGTAGGCCAAGGTTTAGAGGATTGAAGGATACCATTGAGCTCATGGATTCCGTTTCTCCAATAACGAAGAGATTTGGCCTTGTGGCAGCGACGGTTACAGACTATCCGAATATTGAGGAAGTAGCCGAACACTGCATAGAAAAAGGTTATGAGCTGTCCGTTTCTTCACTCAGGCTGGATTCTCTTTCAAGCACTCTACTGAAGGCGCTTAGACTCTCTAAACAGAGCTCATTTACAATTGCCCCTGAAGGAGGTAGTCAGAGAATGAGGGATGCTTTTGCAAAGGGGATAAGCGACAGAGATATTCTGAAGGCACTTGAACTTGGAAGGGAGAACGGTTTCCGGAGGGTGAAGATGTACTACATTTTTGGTGCAGCATTTGAAGACCCTGAAGACAGGCGGGAGATAGTGAAAACAGCCAAAAAGGCTCTAGGCATGGGATATGCAAATGTTATTTTGAGTCTCAATCCTTTGATTCCGAAACCGGGAACTCCATTTGAAGGGATGCCAATGGAGCCAATAGGAAATCTTAGAAAGTATGAAAGGAAGATTAGATCGGAATTGGTATTAGAGGGAATAAAAATTGATTTCGAGAGCCTTAGAGAGTCGCAACTTCAATTTGCCCTCGCCAATATCGATAAAGAAAGATCTGGAGAATTACTTGGATACGTAGAACGTGGAGTTGATCCAACACCTATTCTGAACAAATATGCAGAGGAAGTGAATTCGAAACGGAAGGAGTGGAATAAGCATGGCAAAGAAGAGTATTCTGGTCGTTGA
- a CDS encoding thioesterase family protein, producing the protein MLDFEQLKSLIGKEHTDTVTLTDVSLRWSERYDFELLNLLSTSGLMKIVHNCGHKMIADFESESLVSVVSESFIRHHSPLLMDEELVIHIKIESVSDNAEVRFSGSVDQLGSEAGFFEFSRKFISADSLRRVFGA; encoded by the coding sequence ATGCTAGATTTCGAGCAGTTGAAGTCTTTGATAGGCAAGGAACACACCGATACAGTGACTCTAACCGATGTATCGTTGAGATGGTCAGAGCGCTACGACTTCGAACTGCTGAACCTCCTCTCAACAAGCGGCCTTATGAAGATTGTTCATAATTGCGGTCACAAGATGATAGCCGACTTTGAATCAGAGTCACTTGTCTCGGTTGTATCTGAGAGTTTTATTAGGCATCATTCTCCTCTACTGATGGATGAGGAGCTGGTAATACATATAAAGATTGAATCCGTTTCTGACAATGCCGAGGTCCGATTTTCGGGGTCGGTAGACCAACTTGGTTCGGAAGCAGGTTTTTTTGAGTTCTCGCGGAAATTCATCTCTGCTGACTCTCTCAGGAGAGTGTTTGGTGCGTAG
- the ftsH gene encoding ATP-dependent zinc metalloprotease FtsH, translated as MDQKPRIGMILFYVVLGIFLLIALRGLYPSETSVVVPYTKFLDDFNNIIDIAIYDNGKVMYITGDNPRRSLETYVPSQTLVTQTFQNHIDRLAERGVNITFERGSDSLFWVNLLGTIIPLGIIIFIWFFLMRSMSGRNSQAFTFTKSPAKKYVGTDKKVTFKDVAGVEEAQQELADIVSYLKDPTIFADTGARMPKGLLLIGPPGTGKTLLARAVAGEAGVPFFFISGSDFVELFVGVGAARVRDLFTQAKSAAPAILFIDEIDAVGRHRGAGLGGGHDEREQTLNQILVEMDGFDAKTDVIVIAATNRPDILDKALLRPGRFDKKISVDPPDLKGRSEILKIHMRGKPIDPEVDVQLLGRRTPGFVGADLENLINEAAILSARKKKKMIGMTELEEAIDRVLAGPAKRSRIISDREKKILAYHELGHAVVGLILPKAFPVHKVTIIPRGTSTLGFTESLPLEDRYLITKSELLDNMAQALGGRAAEDLVFGEITTGAASDLERASAMARSMVTQFGMSERLGPIAWGKEEEEVFLGRELTRMKNYSEEIASEIDSEVKSIVLTCYEKAKRVLSDHRKKLDEAADFLLQKETISGRELAEILGLKAGNYYKDDLEAVDIAPGANAEETEITKK; from the coding sequence GTGGATCAGAAGCCCAGGATTGGAATGATCTTGTTTTACGTTGTTTTGGGCATTTTTCTGCTGATTGCTCTCAGGGGCCTATATCCTTCTGAGACAAGTGTTGTAGTTCCTTACACGAAGTTCCTAGATGACTTCAATAACATTATAGATATAGCTATTTATGACAACGGGAAGGTCATGTACATAACCGGAGATAATCCGAGAAGATCTCTTGAGACTTATGTCCCTTCTCAGACTCTTGTAACCCAGACGTTCCAGAATCACATAGACCGTCTAGCTGAAAGGGGAGTAAACATAACATTCGAACGAGGTAGTGACTCTCTCTTCTGGGTCAACCTGCTAGGTACTATAATTCCTTTGGGGATAATTATTTTCATCTGGTTCTTCCTTATGAGATCAATGTCAGGAAGAAACTCTCAGGCTTTCACCTTCACTAAGAGCCCTGCGAAGAAATACGTCGGCACAGACAAAAAAGTGACCTTCAAAGATGTCGCGGGAGTGGAAGAAGCACAGCAAGAACTGGCTGATATAGTGAGCTATCTGAAGGATCCGACTATTTTTGCAGATACAGGTGCAAGAATGCCGAAAGGACTGTTGCTTATCGGTCCTCCTGGAACTGGAAAGACGCTGCTTGCAAGGGCAGTTGCGGGCGAAGCAGGCGTTCCCTTTTTCTTCATAAGCGGTTCGGATTTTGTGGAGCTTTTTGTTGGAGTTGGAGCTGCAAGAGTTAGAGATCTGTTCACCCAGGCTAAGTCCGCGGCACCTGCTATTCTCTTTATCGATGAAATCGATGCCGTAGGAAGGCATAGAGGAGCCGGACTTGGTGGCGGCCACGACGAGAGGGAGCAAACACTGAATCAGATCCTTGTCGAAATGGACGGGTTTGATGCAAAGACTGATGTAATAGTAATCGCTGCAACAAATAGACCCGATATTCTTGACAAGGCTTTGTTAAGACCCGGAAGATTTGACAAGAAAATCTCCGTGGATCCGCCTGATTTGAAGGGAAGATCGGAGATTCTCAAAATTCACATGCGTGGAAAACCAATAGATCCCGAAGTAGATGTACAGCTTTTGGGCAGGAGGACGCCTGGATTTGTAGGAGCTGATCTTGAGAATCTGATTAACGAGGCAGCGATTCTATCGGCCAGAAAGAAGAAAAAGATGATAGGAATGACTGAACTCGAAGAAGCTATCGACAGAGTTCTCGCAGGTCCGGCGAAAAGGTCAAGAATAATAAGTGATAGAGAGAAAAAGATACTTGCCTATCATGAGCTTGGTCACGCTGTGGTTGGATTGATACTTCCAAAGGCATTTCCAGTCCACAAGGTGACGATTATTCCTCGTGGGACTTCAACGCTGGGCTTCACGGAGAGCCTTCCTTTGGAGGACAGGTACCTTATTACAAAGTCTGAACTCCTGGATAACATGGCTCAAGCACTGGGAGGCAGAGCCGCCGAGGATCTTGTATTTGGTGAAATAACGACTGGAGCTGCAAGTGATCTTGAAAGGGCAAGTGCCATGGCAAGAAGCATGGTCACCCAATTCGGAATGAGTGAGAGATTGGGACCAATTGCCTGGGGCAAGGAAGAAGAGGAGGTTTTTCTTGGAAGAGAACTAACCAGAATGAAGAATTACTCTGAGGAGATTGCCAGCGAAATCGATTCTGAGGTAAAGTCAATAGTTCTTACTTGTTATGAAAAGGCGAAGAGAGTTCTCTCCGATCACAGGAAAAAACTCGATGAAGCAGCTGATTTCCTTCTCCAGAAGGAGACTATCTCCGGTAGAGAACTTGCAGAGATTCTGGGGCTGAAAGCCGGCAACTATTATAAAGATGACCTTGAAGCGGTAGATATTGCACCTGGAGCAAATGCGGAAGAAACTGAGATCACCAAAAAATAG
- the tilS gene encoding tRNA lysidine(34) synthetase TilS — protein sequence MDQFEFEVLNFIEKWHLIKRDQKILVAVSGGKDSMALLNILINLKTELGIELFVANLDHGLRKKGPAEEARMIEDFCQERSVPFFHEKRDVRDFMKKKRGLSIESAAREVRYGFLRDVKSAVEADLIAIGHNRDDLVENILLRLARGTGMKGVIGLRPFSGDLIRPLLFSDMQRIIDYVTINRVTFMEDQSNSEDDFERNYVRLRVIPDLKKMNPALNEAIWRFFENIYDGYELIHAKVEVILNQFELVDDVHFIESSKLISVEKAVVLEMAREIVADLSSDSYPPSRERVIAFYNLLISTKGRWTIEFRKDVKASRIGKYVFFHVGELVMRGLEEKAIEFLPFACSYEKWQITLEQLSKEPREEFKKLDGAFYSVCSANRVVLPMRLRTLNEGDTVIPFGMKRKKKAVDVLSEKGLKGFSSKILVLENASGEILWIPGVITSELCRVGPSSLDIVAFCLERR from the coding sequence ATGGATCAATTTGAGTTTGAAGTCCTAAATTTCATAGAGAAATGGCACTTAATCAAAAGGGATCAGAAGATACTGGTTGCTGTCTCGGGCGGGAAAGACTCGATGGCACTCCTAAATATCCTGATTAATCTGAAAACAGAGTTGGGGATAGAGCTTTTCGTAGCTAATCTAGATCATGGCCTTCGAAAAAAAGGTCCTGCTGAAGAGGCGAGGATGATTGAAGATTTTTGTCAAGAGAGATCTGTGCCTTTCTTCCACGAGAAACGTGATGTAAGGGATTTCATGAAGAAAAAACGCGGCCTATCTATTGAGTCGGCTGCGAGAGAGGTTAGATACGGTTTTTTAAGAGATGTGAAATCTGCGGTCGAAGCCGACCTGATAGCTATAGGTCATAATCGTGACGATCTAGTTGAGAATATTCTGCTGAGGTTAGCGAGGGGAACGGGTATGAAAGGCGTCATAGGACTGCGCCCATTCAGTGGTGATTTGATCAGACCTTTGCTGTTCAGCGACATGCAACGTATTATAGATTATGTTACAATTAACAGGGTAACATTCATGGAGGATCAAAGCAACTCTGAGGATGATTTTGAGCGCAATTACGTTCGTTTACGAGTCATCCCCGATTTGAAAAAGATGAATCCGGCCCTCAATGAAGCCATATGGCGGTTCTTTGAAAACATTTACGACGGATATGAACTCATCCATGCGAAGGTTGAAGTGATTCTCAACCAGTTTGAACTTGTAGACGATGTGCATTTCATAGAAAGTTCGAAGCTTATTAGCGTCGAAAAAGCCGTTGTTCTCGAGATGGCAAGAGAAATAGTTGCAGACTTGAGTTCCGACAGTTATCCGCCTTCTCGAGAACGTGTCATAGCTTTTTACAATCTTCTTATCTCTACCAAAGGAAGATGGACTATAGAGTTTAGGAAGGATGTGAAGGCTTCGAGAATTGGAAAGTATGTCTTCTTCCATGTGGGGGAACTGGTAATGCGTGGGTTGGAGGAAAAAGCCATTGAGTTTTTGCCTTTTGCCTGTTCGTATGAAAAATGGCAGATTACGCTGGAGCAACTTTCGAAGGAGCCGAGAGAGGAATTTAAGAAACTGGACGGAGCTTTTTACAGTGTATGTTCCGCTAACAGGGTCGTGTTACCGATGAGGTTGAGAACACTGAATGAGGGAGATACAGTCATTCCGTTCGGAATGAAGAGAAAGAAGAAAGCGGTTGATGTGCTTTCAGAGAAAGGTTTGAAGGGCTTCTCAAGTAAGATTCTGGTTCTTGAAAACGCTTCTGGAGAGATCCTTTGGATTCCAGGTGTTATCACGAGCGAGCTTTGTAGAGTTGGCCCCTCCAGTCTTGATATTGTGGCTTTTTGCCTTGAAAGGAGGTAG